Below is a genomic region from Polypterus senegalus isolate Bchr_013 chromosome 13, ASM1683550v1, whole genome shotgun sequence.
CATACACATGCAGGGATTTGACGTCAAGTCAATGAGTTGAGCATTCCTCCATGCAAAGAAGGTCTACCTATAAAGTAACAATGTGTTTTCTCCATGTTTACAGCTCATTATCACCCTCAGTCCTATTGTCGACAGAAgtcaacatccgccctaaaagagttaagtagTAGTGTTCATTAGTGGAAAATGATTGCAGCAGATCAGCCCCATCCGACTCAAAGCAACACAATAACTTCAATTAGATGTTTCCATGTTGTTCCCCGAGAACACTTAAAATGACATCCTTAGGCATAATCAGGTGCTTTTAATATTCAGTATGAAAGTAAgtgaaattattttcttcttttacagaTCAGTCATGAAAATCTATTTCTTTGGAATGACATGCTTCCTCGTCTGCTTCAAAGTGTCTAGTGGGCAATGGAGTTGTTCTTTCGAAGGCTCCACCAATTACTGTAGATGCAGAATGGAAGGAAATGGTATGAATAATATCATGGCATGTGCCACTGCATCTTCTTTTGAAATAATTGGGAATGCACAAGACAAAATTCCTATAGAATTCAAAAAATTCATGATTAATCTAAACTCTGCTGCCCGCATTAAGATGATCTTGAAAAATGTGGCCATCTCAGATGACTTTATCCAAGCTATTTATGACGGCTTCCTTTTAGGCTCTTTGGAAGAATTTGTGCTCGAAGATTCTGATTATGCTGGAAGAGGATTCATTAATGTGCAAACTTCTAACCCAGACATAGCACTGAGGACAGTCACCATTATTAACTTGACCATTTCTGAATTTTATGACTTCTACTCCCTGGACTATTTGAAAGGCTTCCTGGCGCCTCTTGTCAGTGTTTCCCTCATTCGCTGCAGCCTTTTCCTAATTCCATGTGAAGTTAGCAAAGAGCTGTTGAATTTGACTTATCTGGATTTATCTGAGAACAAACTTCAAGACACAGCTCTTACACTGTCTCTATGCCTTGGAGGTTACCCAAAACTAATGGTTCTTAAATTGCGCAAAAATTATCTGAAATCTTATGCAACAGTATGTCAGACTCTCAGATTTCTTCCCAAACTGATCCACCTTGATCTTAGCCAACATGACTTTTCAGATCCTCCATCTTTTCAATGTCTATGGGAACAATCATTCAAGGTCTTCAACATTTCTAATGCAAATCTGAAATACGCAGAAAAGTACCTTCCAGAGTATGTTGAAATCCTTGATTTAAGCAAAAACAGGCTATCTACTTTTGACGTTCACCTTCCCATGCTAAAGGAATTGTATATTTCTAACAACAAGCTGATGACGTTGCCTGCAGCGCACAACTTTCCTGGGCTGCAAGTTTTTAATATTGAAGGCAATTTTTTGAGGAGCTTACAGAAAAGTGATGTCCAAGATTTTAAGAAGCTCCAGTTCCTAAAGGCAGGTGGAAACAGCTATGATTGTGTGTGCACTCTCATTTCCAAAGTAGAAGAAATTAAGGACATCATTGTTCAAGACTGGCCAGATGACTACTTCTGTGGAAGCCCTTTGCAGTACCAGGGAAAGAGAGTAAAAGATGTCCATCAATCTGTGTTTGAGTGCTATCGGAATATCATGCTATCTGTCATCATCATTGgaactttggtcattttggtCATATTGATAGTGGTTTGCTACAAGACTCATGCATTTTGGTACCTGAGAATGGCTTGGAAGTGGCTTCAAACTAAACGTAAAGCGACCAAGGAGGTTGATACCTCCAAAATTAAATACGATGCCTTCATTTCCTATAGTGAGGAAGATTGCCAATGGGTTGAAGAAATTCTAGTTCCACAGTTGGAGGATGATAAAGAGCATTTCAAGCTCTGTCTTCACAAACGGAACTTTCAGCCAGGGAAGTGGATCATGGACAATGTTATCGAGTCCATCGAAGTAAGCCGGAAGACTCTGTTCATCATTTCCAAACATTTTGTGAACAGTGAGTGGTGCAAATATGAGCTGGAGTTTTCCCAGCGCCGTTTCTTTGATGAGAGCAACGACTTTGTAATCCTGGTCCTCCTAGAGCCCATTCCCAAAGAGGTGATCCCTCGCAGGTTTTGCAAGCTGCACAAGCTCATGAATAAGAAGACATACCTAGAGTGgccagaagaagaggaggagcaaTGTCTCTTCTGGGATAAGCTGCGGACCGCTTTGAAAAGTTAGGAATCGTACTTAACAATCCAACAAGAACAACCTGTGAGACACACCACGCTCATTAGCCAAGGGGCCGCTTTGCATTGCTTTAAGTATGGCCACCATTTTGATAGGTTctggtgttttaaaatgtttaattctggCCCAATATGGATTCTGCTATTTTAGTAAAT
It encodes:
- the LOC120542369 gene encoding toll-like receptor 2 type-2 isoform X4, with amino-acid sequence MKIYFFGMTCFLVCFKVSSGQWSCSFEGSTNYCRCRMEGNGMNNIMACATASSFEIIGNAQDKIPIEFKKFMINLNSAARIKMILKNVAISDDFIQAIYDGFLLGSLEEFVLEDSDYAGRGFINVQTSNPDIALRTVTIINLTISEFYDFYSLDYLKGFLAPLVSVSLIRCSLFLIPCEVSKELLNLTYLDLSENKLQDTALTLSLCLGGYPKLMVLKLRKNYLKSYATVCQTLRFLPKLIHLDLSQHDFSDPPSFQCLWEQSFKVFNISNANLKYAEKYLPEYVEILDLSKNRLSTFDVHLPMLKELYISNNKLMTLPAAHNFPGLQVFNIEGNFLRSLQKSDVQDFKKLQFLKAGGNSYDCVCTLISKVEEIKDIIVQDWPDDYFCGSPLQYQGKRVKDVHQSVFECYRNIMLSVIIIGTLVILVILIVVCYKTHAFWYLRMAWKWLQTKRKATKEVDTSKIKYDAFISYSEEDCQWVEEILVPQLEDDKEHFKLCLHKRNFQPGKWIMDNVIESIEVSRKTLFIISKHFVNSEWCKYELEFSQRRFFDESNDFVILVLLEPIPKEVIPRRFCKLHKLMNKKTYLEWPEEEEEQCLFWDKLRTALKS
- the LOC120542369 gene encoding toll-like receptor 2 type-2 isoform X2, which codes for MRSVMKIYFFGMTCFLVCFKVSSGQWSCSFEGSTNYCRCRMEGNGMNNIMACATASSFEIIGNAQDKIPIEFKKFMINLNSAARIKMILKNVAISDDFIQAIYDGFLLGSLEEFVLEDSDYAGRGFINVQTSNPDIALRTVTIINLTISEFYDFYSLDYLKGFLAPLVSVSLIRCSLFLIPCEVSKELLNLTYLDLSENKLQDTALTLSLCLGGYPKLMVLKLRKNYLKSYATVCQTLRFLPKLIHLDLSQHDFSDPPSFQCLWEQSFKVFNISNANLKYAEKYLPEYVEILDLSKNRLSTFDVHLPMLKELYISNNKLMTLPAAHNFPGLQVFNIEGNFLRSLQKSDVQDFKKLQFLKAGGNSYDCVCTLISKVEEIKDIIVQDWPDDYFCGSPLQYQGKRVKDVHQSVFECYRNIMLSVIIIGTLVILVILIVVCYKTHAFWYLRMAWKWLQTKRKATKEVDTSKIKYDAFISYSEEDCQWVEEILVPQLEDDKEHFKLCLHKRNFQPGKWIMDNVIESIEVSRKTLFIISKHFVNSEWCKYELEFSQRRFFDESNDFVILVLLEPIPKEVIPRRFCKLHKLMNKKTYLEWPEEEEEQCLFWDKLRTALKS